The following are encoded together in the Aerococcus mictus genome:
- a CDS encoding head maturation protease, ClpP-related: MTKLDKKLLKMMIDNPIQMKVQAKAKTNTLYLYGDVGGGFWTEGFTLQTVKEAAEGIDSDEVTIHIDSYGGNATEGVAIRNYLQDNFSTIHTVIDGIAASAASVIALSGDLTMPSGSTLMIHNPMTIAMGGVPEFEKAIGALQSLTKSYQDIYMQHFNGTTEELTDLMNNETWLTVEDAETYGFANQDQIENEEDEAESDDPPVNLAKVVAHAYLENKEESTDPEKEGAFFNEYKEEKISFAQGFKKLGGIK; the protein is encoded by the coding sequence GTGACGAAACTGGACAAGAAACTTCTAAAGATGATGATCGACAATCCGATTCAGATGAAAGTGCAAGCGAAGGCGAAGACTAACACCTTATATTTATATGGTGATGTGGGTGGTGGCTTCTGGACTGAAGGCTTTACCTTACAAACTGTTAAGGAAGCGGCTGAAGGAATTGATAGTGATGAAGTAACCATTCACATTGATTCCTATGGTGGTAACGCCACTGAAGGGGTAGCTATCCGTAATTACTTACAAGATAACTTCTCCACCATTCATACGGTCATTGATGGGATCGCCGCCAGCGCTGCTAGTGTCATTGCTTTATCTGGTGATTTAACCATGCCTTCTGGATCAACCTTAATGATTCACAACCCGATGACAATCGCTATGGGAGGTGTTCCAGAGTTTGAAAAAGCGATTGGCGCTTTACAGTCCTTAACTAAATCCTATCAAGATATTTATATGCAACACTTTAATGGCACAACTGAAGAACTCACAGATCTAATGAACAACGAAACTTGGTTGACCGTTGAGGACGCAGAGACTTATGGTTTTGCTAACCAAGACCAAATCGAAAACGAGGAAGACGAAGCAGAAAGCGATGACCCACCAGTAAATTTAGCGAAGGTGGTGGCACACGCCTATTTAGAAAACAAAGAAGAAAGCACTGATCCCGAAAAGGAAGGTGCTTTTTTTAATGAATACAAAGAGGAAAAGATCTCTTTCGCACAAGGATTTAAGAAATTAGGGGGAATTAAATAG
- a CDS encoding carbohydrate binding domain-containing protein, translating into MLTKSRILLNNRNNWEGVGGVDVRKNDNYIYGRSLYKKSPTWIRLINYSFNQLRFDLNEEYILRFEAKHSKDNYDLIIQFGDLPSVYDVADIERTWITSEWKTYEVTFTPTRQPNSNSCIQFYVSLSGTSDPSDELWLRNLSIAKKE; encoded by the coding sequence ATGCTTACAAAAAGCAGAATATTACTTAATAATCGTAATAACTGGGAAGGAGTCGGTGGTGTGGATGTGCGTAAAAATGACAACTACATTTACGGAAGGTCGCTTTATAAGAAATCGCCAACTTGGATCCGATTAATAAATTATAGTTTCAACCAATTAAGGTTTGATTTAAATGAAGAATATATTTTACGATTTGAAGCTAAACATTCGAAAGATAACTATGATTTAATAATCCAATTTGGTGACTTACCTTCCGTTTATGATGTTGCAGATATCGAACGCACTTGGATAACTTCAGAATGGAAAACTTACGAAGTCACATTTACGCCAACCCGACAACCCAATAGTAATAGCTGTATTCAATTCTATGTTTCGCTTTCAGGAACTTCCGACCCTAGTGATGAATTATGGCTAAGAAATCTATCGATTGCTAAAAAGGAGTGA
- a CDS encoding phage major capsid protein, giving the protein MKFKDKQSANYQAAVKDLYAAIASNDEGQMEQSFANFSEALADEMQTTAKTELNHVNQMNNDQYVLAQRGLRKPLTTHERKFFAEAVEKQKIEGLEETFPTTIIEDVMKDLTNDHPLLSEIDTQYTEAAIKYIYGDPAEQTAFWDVIPADIRQILIGAIKVLDITASKLSGFIALPKGYFQLGANWLAQYVINFLTETMSATLEDAVVNGDGKLKPIGMMRQLSNAVDGVYPAKPTVALNDLTPKSFAGPRALLARNKMINGKISLIINPVTYETKVAPNLFFQNTMTGVWQQLALPYGENVIQSYAVPENLAVLGNAQNYLLAVAGQTEIRKYEETLAIEDMDLYIAKFFGAGVPKNPNAFVVLDLANIDGVTVPDDEADAEVVSQDTFSPRANRGSHALDRDGNSTGAEIGNGTGGFREGGDDEVPTV; this is encoded by the coding sequence ATGAAATTTAAAGATAAGCAATCCGCAAATTATCAAGCGGCTGTTAAAGATTTATACGCAGCAATCGCTTCTAATGATGAAGGGCAGATGGAACAATCCTTTGCCAACTTTTCCGAAGCCTTAGCTGACGAAATGCAAACAACCGCAAAAACAGAATTAAACCATGTCAATCAAATGAATAATGACCAATATGTTTTAGCACAACGTGGTTTACGCAAACCGTTAACCACTCATGAACGGAAGTTCTTTGCTGAAGCGGTTGAGAAACAAAAGATCGAAGGACTAGAAGAAACCTTCCCAACCACCATCATTGAAGACGTGATGAAGGACTTAACTAATGACCACCCATTGCTTTCAGAAATTGATACTCAATACACGGAAGCAGCCATTAAATATATTTATGGTGACCCAGCCGAACAAACCGCCTTTTGGGACGTCATTCCAGCTGACATTCGCCAAATTTTAATTGGGGCAATCAAGGTCTTAGATATTACCGCAAGTAAACTCTCTGGCTTCATTGCATTACCTAAAGGGTATTTCCAATTAGGGGCGAACTGGTTGGCACAATATGTGATTAACTTCTTAACTGAAACCATGTCAGCAACCTTAGAAGACGCTGTGGTGAATGGTGACGGGAAGTTAAAACCAATCGGTATGATGAGACAATTATCCAATGCGGTTGATGGGGTATATCCAGCAAAACCAACTGTGGCACTTAACGACTTAACTCCAAAATCATTTGCTGGCCCTCGTGCTTTACTTGCACGCAACAAAATGATTAACGGCAAGATCTCTTTAATCATTAACCCAGTGACCTACGAAACTAAGGTAGCACCTAACCTATTCTTCCAGAATACGATGACAGGGGTATGGCAACAATTAGCATTACCTTACGGAGAAAATGTGATTCAATCCTATGCTGTTCCTGAAAACCTAGCGGTGCTTGGAAATGCTCAAAACTACCTATTAGCCGTAGCAGGGCAAACTGAAATCAGAAAATATGAAGAAACCTTAGCAATCGAAGACATGGATCTTTACATTGCCAAGTTCTTTGGTGCTGGTGTTCCTAAGAACCCTAACGCATTCGTGGTTCTTGACCTTGCTAATATTGATGGCGTTACTGTTCCAGATGATGAAGCAGACGCAGAAGTGGTTTCCCAAGACACCTTCTCACCTCGTGCGAACAGAGGGTCTCATGCTTTAGATCGTGACGGCAACTCGACTGGCGCAGAGATTGGTAACGGCACTGGTGGTTTCCGTGAAGGCGGAGACGATGAAGTGCCAACAGTTTAG
- a CDS encoding phage tail spike protein: MIYLYDGDTRDFKYNGTPLPQAYDVVVEFGINTEYFVTGKIPIAYLKEKGVQKDKIITAHTDNAMQPFRIVKLTKRLDCVEFEAWALLFADMRNKLVKPLTLKQAPGQFALNSFKQSLISDTPFTFTTDIMDKHDYHTQDSNERENNSNQMYQALDVLKDIVNRWNGELYINGYDIRLYNRLGRNRELLLYESKNINEFVDEETIEGIATRLYGKAEWDEEVEGESTGERNKRSIQTMVESPLIGAYSGIIFEKQYTNNDCRTIKELEDWLKRKFTTENIDKPKRNIKVGTNIVQNEELNVGDSLVLKYVANDVDDEIRMVGYKMDGYTGDYISVELGDASQGVLSNFKTEINNITSNVNERLETTTHVMLNGMGNKVIYSKYEPTGQFKHGDIWFDEEGGFYLWDAELADWVEHPFNKGTEFLERKLNEMQEQNKKIAEQAEKDRKNAEKMLDDMREVAERTKQFGDRVDATYNIVGDDGKWVYSKNRLLTFDDETGKPETDQITSNRQVITLEEQSETFSHNGEGWSLGNEYAISYVPEFVERPKASVGFHVCVDNLVSKVDEVNEDYNIANVRLSEPLIAGGLYRLNAFITLPKTKDRLAVFDSSSWNQQNDQANNDQNYYSIAFSYQPNYRVNEWGHDHKTIKLFAMARDQKGKSNVHWVTLEKIGGAT; encoded by the coding sequence ATGATTTATCTTTACGATGGCGACACAAGAGATTTTAAATATAACGGCACACCCTTACCGCAGGCCTATGACGTGGTGGTCGAGTTTGGGATTAATACCGAGTACTTTGTGACAGGGAAAATTCCAATCGCTTACCTTAAAGAAAAAGGCGTGCAAAAAGATAAGATCATTACAGCCCATACAGATAACGCCATGCAACCCTTCCGCATTGTGAAACTCACGAAGCGGTTAGATTGTGTGGAGTTTGAAGCATGGGCTTTGTTGTTTGCTGATATGCGTAACAAGCTGGTCAAGCCCTTAACGCTCAAACAAGCGCCTGGTCAATTTGCCTTGAATAGTTTTAAGCAGTCGCTTATTAGCGACACACCATTCACATTCACAACGGACATTATGGATAAGCACGACTATCACACCCAAGATAGTAACGAGCGAGAAAATAATTCCAATCAAATGTACCAAGCCCTTGATGTCTTAAAAGATATCGTTAATCGCTGGAATGGCGAGTTATACATTAACGGTTATGATATCCGCTTGTATAACCGCCTTGGTCGCAATCGTGAATTGTTATTGTATGAAAGCAAAAACATTAACGAGTTTGTCGATGAAGAAACCATTGAAGGGATTGCCACTCGTCTATACGGAAAAGCTGAATGGGACGAGGAAGTCGAAGGGGAATCCACAGGCGAACGCAACAAACGCTCGATTCAAACTATGGTCGAAAGTCCTTTAATTGGGGCCTACAGCGGAATCATCTTTGAAAAGCAATATACCAATAATGATTGCCGTACGATTAAGGAATTAGAGGATTGGCTCAAGCGCAAGTTCACCACAGAGAATATTGACAAGCCGAAGCGGAACATTAAGGTAGGCACGAACATTGTTCAGAATGAAGAACTGAACGTGGGAGACAGCCTCGTCTTGAAGTACGTGGCCAACGATGTCGATGATGAGATTCGCATGGTGGGCTACAAGATGGACGGCTACACAGGCGATTATATCTCGGTCGAACTAGGGGACGCTTCACAGGGAGTATTAAGTAATTTCAAGACAGAGATTAATAATATTACTTCCAATGTGAACGAACGCCTAGAAACCACCACGCATGTCATGCTGAACGGTATGGGGAACAAAGTGATTTACTCCAAGTATGAACCCACTGGCCAATTTAAACACGGCGATATTTGGTTTGACGAAGAAGGTGGCTTCTATCTCTGGGACGCAGAACTAGCGGACTGGGTGGAACACCCCTTCAACAAGGGCACAGAGTTCCTCGAACGCAAGCTTAATGAAATGCAAGAACAAAATAAGAAGATTGCTGAACAAGCTGAAAAAGATCGGAAGAACGCCGAGAAGATGTTAGATGATATGCGAGAGGTTGCTGAACGAACCAAACAGTTTGGTGACCGTGTGGACGCTACATATAACATTGTTGGTGACGATGGTAAATGGGTGTATTCCAAGAACCGCTTACTCACTTTCGATGATGAAACAGGCAAACCTGAAACTGATCAAATCACTAGTAACCGCCAAGTCATTACCTTAGAAGAACAATCAGAAACCTTTAGCCATAATGGCGAAGGCTGGTCGCTGGGTAATGAGTATGCCATTTCCTATGTGCCTGAATTTGTCGAACGTCCTAAAGCAAGTGTGGGATTCCATGTGTGCGTGGACAATTTGGTTAGCAAAGTAGATGAGGTAAATGAAGATTATAACATTGCTAATGTACGTTTATCCGAACCATTAATAGCTGGTGGATTATATCGGTTGAATGCTTTTATAACACTACCCAAAACAAAAGATAGGTTAGCTGTTTTTGATTCATCCTCTTGGAATCAACAGAATGATCAAGCTAATAATGATCAGAATTATTATTCAATAGCGTTTAGTTATCAACCTAATTACAGGGTAAATGAGTGGGGGCACGATCATAAAACAATAAAATTGTTTGCAATGGCTAGGGATCAAAAAGGAAAATCCAACGTGCATTGGGTAACTCTCGAGAAAATTGGGGGGGCAACCTAA
- a CDS encoding phage head closure protein: MLHKNVGNDIKRVRNSFTDGFIYIVTKVAKTDKFNTPIPNQFTEDVIGRYPFRITAINTNDRFQFHALDVDLDIQVRIPYIQGIHAGMTAKIAGKYYNIEKAYPDFPNQELEILMSEEKEWVSGR, translated from the coding sequence ATGCTACACAAGAACGTGGGCAATGATATTAAGCGAGTTAGAAACAGTTTTACTGACGGCTTTATTTACATTGTGACCAAGGTGGCGAAAACCGATAAGTTTAACACACCTATCCCAAACCAATTTACAGAAGATGTGATTGGCAGATACCCTTTTAGGATTACAGCGATTAATACTAATGACCGCTTCCAGTTTCATGCTCTGGATGTGGATTTAGATATTCAAGTGCGTATTCCTTATATTCAAGGAATTCACGCAGGCATGACAGCGAAGATCGCAGGGAAGTATTACAACATTGAAAAAGCTTACCCCGATTTTCCTAACCAAGAATTAGAAATTTTAATGTCAGAAGAAAAAGAATGGGTGAGTGGAAGGTGA
- a CDS encoding phage tail tape measure protein gives MSELKRIGVRITAEGTQEYVSAMKQASRDTKIFANEIKQARNMLHTGSSTTDRFTANMKAMGNQVKNYTQQLERLKQRQADINTTIKGNNTNVEKLTSSVRKQSQVVDKLGKEYAEIKKEYAEIKKEYDEVSAKKSKAHNNTQKLRQELGKEADEVEESKEEWRKYNAQCKELEPTVKKTKQALDEASAELKEQEKALAQTAKETDKLEKEYADISVASSKAEAEIAGLTREMEKQQQAYIKAGGRLAETSQRFDKLGSGLQTAGHKMMGWGAALTAGVTTPIVALGKRAVETGINFEQQMSRVGAVTQASGADMKRLTQTAKQLGADTVFSATESAQAMELFGQAGFDANEVISAMPGVLDLAAVSGKDVALAAESMAVAMNGFGIEAENATHVADVFAQAAVSTNAEVKDMAEGFKYVAPTASNLGMSIEEVAAAIGILSDNGLKGSTAGTSFNRMLTSMTNVTGPAAKAMDELGISFTDARGELKPIPQIIDELNGALHGMTDAQKQAYLQTIFGQQGSRAMNTLLKEGSGRLVNLTGELQNSTGAAEDMANTMNDNLAGSIEEMMGALETAGIEITEALAPIITEVAEKVADLARSFSELSDEQQQNILKWVGIAAAAGPVLGTLGSLTTVLGGASQAVGWFTRKLGGAQAKAELGNEAFSLGASVLGKFGGKLVSTGGAAKAGAGSIGLLGKVVGALTSPIGLTIGALALGVGAWKLWGEEAYNAGERTRQWGYDVGEAGDQVMTKFSEVEQNVSQAHATMAQNAEKGAQQAKEAYDDLASSITEGLENSINETEKSFSELSSSVQTYLQSSKEATTASLESQKSLVQSYNDDIQRIYQNAAEEKRELSLAEKNHIAAATQEMHKIEVANTQATQEEKLNMLKAYNLQLEDMTDIQLTTMATKATERQKIVTDSYKEQMDQINKLAEEGKISEEDRLGALEVLRSEYHARSLADATQFYAALKEVGTDEAQIAKMLEKHWGEYGITLEDAKNNAKRIKEEAASDNQAFILSTQETTDAMREANDVWNNMLLENKIAELDSNAKEKLSEFIQTEEGWNDLRFVMKNADLNSNQAEFIADIVMAENKWYELSFDERKALMTDNSGEAVEGWLKAQGIWDNLLDEEKDAIVNSNAPEEIQKALEAAGVWEGLDFPTQMMLTQTNAGLKIQEILEAKGTWDNLDPKTQMLLAQSNLDDEVMKFDGFQRIWNDSEFMEKVAQIDTTAPDAKYQLLDLIQEWTGTQLEEKDGQVTVKEWGVDEAAESLNKYKNEVNGTPDEANKNVNVSSSGTEEANANLDSTKEKATQLDGTDPIVATTTNATFTQVELDLARQTAEELDSKTAYVGTSTNALGTKEQLDSTSGSANILGSKNPYVGAYTNALNAKAQLDQATGSADVLGSKNPHVGTSTDANNTAGQLDNTTGSAQKLDSQAPDIPTDTNALETTGLLDDTTLAARIANNQFADIPTKTNALTTRDQINSAGNAASRWNGFRATISVFAQKIGDAWNFITGRSATGTYYIPKTGMRLLGDGGRKEPYLTPDGRFGVSGDHDELQPLPKGSRVWPSRQAFRQSARTNKKLRPYLDQLPKFAKGGTIQNPYDGYMGLVGEAGPEIFQIAQGKVSITPITQRQRTQVLNQNGGQADMTETNDLLRTLIQMIAQGHVLEMDKTEVGRVIYSEIDSMMNNQMERQSVMNMRGG, from the coding sequence TTGTCGGAATTAAAACGTATTGGTGTTCGTATTACGGCTGAAGGGACACAGGAATATGTTTCTGCCATGAAACAAGCTTCTCGTGATACCAAGATTTTTGCTAACGAAATCAAACAAGCTCGTAATATGCTACACACTGGAAGCAGCACGACTGACCGCTTCACAGCAAACATGAAGGCCATGGGCAACCAGGTCAAGAACTACACCCAGCAACTCGAACGGCTCAAGCAACGTCAAGCAGACATTAACACAACGATTAAAGGGAATAATACCAACGTTGAAAAGTTAACCAGCTCTGTTCGAAAACAAAGCCAAGTAGTCGACAAGCTTGGTAAAGAATACGCCGAGATCAAAAAAGAATACGCCGAGATCAAAAAAGAATACGATGAAGTTTCTGCCAAGAAATCGAAAGCTCATAATAACACTCAAAAGTTAAGACAAGAATTAGGAAAAGAAGCTGACGAGGTAGAAGAAAGTAAAGAGGAATGGCGTAAGTATAATGCCCAGTGTAAAGAACTCGAGCCAACAGTTAAGAAAACGAAGCAAGCACTTGATGAAGCTTCAGCCGAGTTAAAGGAACAAGAAAAAGCCTTAGCCCAAACAGCCAAGGAAACAGACAAACTTGAAAAAGAATACGCTGATATTTCCGTGGCTTCCTCTAAAGCCGAGGCTGAAATTGCTGGCTTAACCCGTGAGATGGAAAAGCAACAGCAAGCTTATATCAAAGCTGGTGGTCGCTTAGCTGAAACTTCACAACGTTTCGACAAGTTAGGGTCAGGACTTCAAACCGCTGGTCATAAGATGATGGGTTGGGGTGCTGCCTTAACGGCTGGAGTGACTACACCTATTGTCGCTTTAGGTAAACGAGCGGTTGAAACAGGGATCAACTTTGAACAACAAATGTCCCGAGTAGGTGCTGTAACCCAAGCGAGTGGCGCAGACATGAAACGCCTAACCCAAACCGCTAAACAGTTAGGGGCAGATACCGTCTTTAGTGCGACTGAATCTGCTCAAGCGATGGAACTGTTTGGACAAGCTGGGTTTGACGCTAATGAAGTTATTTCAGCTATGCCTGGTGTCCTCGACTTAGCAGCGGTATCAGGAAAAGACGTGGCCTTAGCCGCTGAATCCATGGCGGTTGCGATGAACGGCTTTGGGATCGAAGCTGAGAATGCCACTCATGTTGCTGACGTGTTCGCTCAAGCAGCGGTCAGCACAAACGCCGAAGTGAAAGATATGGCTGAAGGTTTCAAGTATGTCGCTCCAACAGCAAGTAACCTCGGTATGTCTATTGAAGAAGTGGCAGCAGCGATTGGTATTCTATCAGACAATGGTTTGAAAGGATCAACCGCTGGGACGTCATTCAACCGTATGCTGACTTCCATGACTAATGTCACTGGTCCTGCAGCAAAAGCCATGGACGAACTAGGGATTAGCTTTACGGACGCACGAGGGGAATTAAAACCAATTCCTCAAATTATTGATGAGTTGAATGGTGCCTTACATGGCATGACAGACGCTCAGAAACAAGCTTACCTGCAAACCATCTTTGGTCAACAAGGTTCTCGTGCCATGAATACCTTACTAAAAGAAGGATCAGGACGACTTGTTAACTTAACAGGCGAGCTTCAAAACTCAACGGGTGCTGCTGAAGACATGGCTAACACCATGAATGATAACTTGGCAGGATCGATTGAAGAAATGATGGGTGCGTTAGAAACGGCTGGTATTGAAATTACCGAAGCCTTAGCTCCAATCATTACCGAAGTCGCTGAAAAGGTTGCTGACCTCGCTAGAAGCTTTAGCGAACTGTCAGATGAACAGCAACAAAATATCCTTAAGTGGGTAGGTATCGCCGCAGCGGCTGGCCCAGTTTTAGGTACGCTTGGTTCACTAACCACAGTGCTCGGTGGCGCTAGTCAAGCCGTTGGTTGGTTCACGAGAAAGCTTGGTGGCGCACAAGCTAAAGCTGAATTAGGTAATGAAGCATTCAGTCTTGGTGCAAGTGTCCTCGGAAAGTTTGGTGGCAAACTGGTATCCACTGGTGGTGCTGCAAAGGCTGGTGCAGGATCAATTGGTTTACTAGGTAAAGTGGTCGGCGCACTGACTTCACCAATCGGTTTAACTATCGGCGCCTTAGCTTTAGGCGTTGGCGCTTGGAAGTTATGGGGTGAAGAAGCTTACAACGCAGGAGAACGCACTAGACAATGGGGCTATGATGTCGGTGAAGCTGGCGACCAAGTAATGACTAAATTCAGCGAAGTCGAACAAAACGTTTCTCAAGCGCATGCTACCATGGCACAAAACGCTGAAAAAGGTGCGCAACAAGCAAAAGAAGCCTATGACGATCTAGCAAGCAGCATTACTGAAGGTCTAGAAAATAGTATAAACGAGACCGAAAAGTCTTTCAGTGAGTTGTCAAGTTCCGTTCAAACTTATTTACAAAGTTCTAAAGAGGCCACAACAGCCAGCTTAGAAAGCCAAAAATCTTTGGTCCAAAGTTACAATGATGATATTCAACGAATTTATCAAAATGCGGCTGAAGAAAAAAGAGAGCTATCATTAGCAGAAAAGAATCACATTGCTGCAGCCACTCAAGAAATGCATAAGATCGAAGTTGCTAATACACAAGCTACTCAAGAAGAAAAGCTGAATATGCTTAAAGCATATAACCTCCAACTGGAAGACATGACTGATATCCAGTTGACAACTATGGCTACTAAAGCAACAGAGCGGCAAAAAATTGTGACAGATAGTTACAAAGAACAAATGGATCAGATTAACAAATTGGCTGAAGAAGGGAAGATAAGCGAGGAAGATCGCTTAGGCGCATTAGAGGTTTTAAGAAGTGAATATCACGCAAGATCCTTAGCGGATGCTACTCAATTCTATGCAGCTTTGAAAGAAGTCGGTACTGATGAAGCTCAAATTGCTAAAATGCTTGAGAAGCATTGGGGCGAGTATGGCATAACTCTTGAAGACGCTAAGAACAACGCCAAGAGAATCAAGGAAGAAGCGGCCTCTGATAACCAAGCGTTTATTCTATCCACTCAAGAAACCACTGACGCTATGCGAGAAGCCAACGATGTCTGGAATAACATGTTGCTTGAAAACAAAATTGCTGAACTAGATAGTAACGCTAAGGAAAAACTAAGCGAGTTTATCCAAACCGAAGAAGGCTGGAACGACTTACGCTTTGTCATGAAGAACGCTGACTTGAACAGCAACCAAGCCGAGTTTATCGCTGACATTGTGATGGCTGAAAACAAATGGTATGAACTCAGCTTTGATGAACGTAAAGCGCTAATGACTGACAACAGTGGTGAAGCCGTTGAAGGTTGGTTAAAAGCTCAAGGGATCTGGGACAATTTGCTCGATGAAGAAAAGGACGCAATTGTTAACTCTAACGCTCCTGAAGAAATCCAAAAAGCACTGGAAGCCGCTGGTGTTTGGGAAGGGCTAGACTTCCCAACCCAAATGATGTTAACCCAAACTAACGCTGGCTTGAAGATCCAAGAGATTCTCGAAGCAAAAGGCACTTGGGATAACTTAGATCCTAAGACCCAAATGTTACTTGCTCAATCGAACCTAGATGATGAAGTCATGAAGTTTGATGGCTTCCAACGTATTTGGAATGATAGCGAGTTTATGGAAAAGGTCGCTCAAATTGATACCACAGCCCCTGACGCTAAGTATCAATTGCTAGACTTGATCCAAGAGTGGACAGGCACACAACTGGAAGAAAAAGACGGTCAAGTTACCGTTAAAGAGTGGGGTGTCGATGAAGCCGCTGAAAGTCTTAACAAGTACAAAAACGAAGTTAACGGCACGCCTGACGAAGCTAATAAAAACGTGAATGTTTCTTCATCAGGGACAGAAGAAGCTAACGCTAATTTAGATTCCACCAAAGAAAAAGCAACACAACTCGATGGTACAGACCCAATCGTTGCTACTACAACGAACGCTACTTTCACACAAGTTGAGTTGGACTTAGCTAGACAAACCGCTGAAGAATTAGATTCTAAAACAGCTTATGTTGGAACGTCAACTAATGCCTTGGGTACTAAGGAGCAACTAGACAGCACTTCTGGGTCAGCAAATATCTTAGGAAGTAAAAACCCTTACGTTGGCGCCTACACCAATGCTTTAAACGCTAAGGCGCAATTAGATCAAGCGACTGGTTCAGCAGACGTTTTAGGAAGCAAAAACCCTCATGTCGGGACTTCTACTGACGCTAACAATACGGCAGGTCAATTAGACAACACAACGGGTTCAGCGCAAAAACTAGATAGTCAAGCGCCTGATATACCAACCGACACGAACGCTCTTGAAACAACAGGTCTGTTAGATGACACGACCTTAGCTGCTCGAATCGCAAACAATCAATTCGCTGACATTCCTACCAAAACAAACGCACTCACAACAAGAGATCAAATCAACAGCGCTGGTAATGCAGCTAGTCGATGGAATGGTTTCAGGGCAACAATTTCTGTATTCGCCCAAAAGATCGGTGATGCATGGAACTTCATTACTGGTCGTTCTGCAACAGGGACTTACTACATTCCAAAGACAGGTATGCGATTGCTTGGTGATGGTGGCCGAAAAGAACCTTACTTAACACCAGATGGTCGATTTGGTGTTTCTGGTGACCATGACGAATTGCAACCTTTACCAAAAGGATCACGGGTTTGGCCATCTCGTCAAGCCTTTAGACAATCAGCGAGAACCAATAAGAAGTTAAGACCTTATCTGGATCAACTCCCTAAGTTTGCTAAAGGTGGTACGATCCAAAATCCGTATGATGGCTACATGGGATTGGTGGGTGAAGCTGGCCCAGAGATCTTCCAAATCGCTCAAGGGAAAGTGTCAATCACACCAATTACTCAACGCCAACGGACACAGGTCTTAAATCAAAATGGTGGTCAAGCTGATATGACTGAAACCAATGATCTGTTAAGAACCTTAATTCAAATGATCGCTCAAGGTCACGTCTTAGAAATGGACAAGACCGAAGTGGGACGTGTCATTTATAGCGAGATTGATAGCATGATGAACAACCAGATGGAACGACAAAGTGTTATGAACATGAGAGGGGGTTAA
- a CDS encoding major tail protein, producing the protein MATTTKRGLMTGLGNGYFDFMETEETETEAPTYEGNTKSVPSLESVETELTYESSPVYLSNKLHSDLGKMTNATMTLNAAYLPEGFAEEATGAEKLGEGVYAFNTKPITKFFRFAFPMTDENGNEVIVNFPKCKLEPVGLNPSTETETKEAQITAFSISAYALALRGAENVYLKADLSAEGSEYDREKLLDQGFYNAESLAEATTGGSVPTV; encoded by the coding sequence ATGGCAACTACTACTAAACGCGGTCTAATGACTGGATTAGGTAATGGTTACTTTGATTTTATGGAAACCGAAGAAACTGAAACCGAAGCACCTACTTATGAAGGCAACACTAAATCTGTACCATCATTAGAATCCGTTGAAACTGAATTAACTTATGAATCAAGTCCTGTGTACTTATCTAATAAATTGCACTCGGACTTAGGGAAAATGACTAACGCAACCATGACTTTGAACGCAGCCTACTTACCAGAAGGGTTTGCTGAAGAAGCGACAGGTGCTGAAAAATTAGGTGAAGGGGTATACGCATTTAATACCAAGCCTATCACTAAGTTCTTCCGTTTCGCTTTCCCAATGACTGACGAAAACGGTAATGAAGTGATTGTTAACTTCCCTAAATGCAAGTTAGAACCTGTGGGATTAAACCCTTCCACTGAAACTGAAACCAAAGAAGCGCAAATTACCGCTTTCAGTATTTCTGCTTACGCCCTCGCTTTACGTGGCGCAGAGAACGTTTACTTGAAAGCTGACCTATCAGCAGAAGGTTCTGAATATGATCGTGAAAAATTATTAGATCAAGGATTCTACAACGCTGAAAGCTTAGCGGAAGCCACCACTGGTGGATCCGTACCAACTGTTTAA